A genomic region of Gemmatimonadetes bacterium SCN 70-22 contains the following coding sequences:
- a CDS encoding acetyl-CoA C-acyltransferase FadI has translation MPRRVAIVAGVRTPFARAGTALKSLSAIELGRLCVAELVQRTNLEGESVDALVFGTVVPSVLAPNIAREVSLIPHLPKGVQAHSVSRACASANQAITDGADQIALGHADVVIAGGAESLSNVPILHSRGFADALVAASRAKSLAQRARALARIRPRDLVPVTPAIAEPTTGETMGQSAEKMAKINAIPRAEQDALAYRSHRNASAATADGRLTREIAPVWAPPRYDAVLASDNGIRDDTTPEALAALKPVFDRRYGSVTAGNASPLTDGAAAVLLMSEERARALGYEPLGFIRSYAYAALDPGEQLLMAPVLAAPVALRRAGLALRDMDLVEMHEAFAAQVLSNIKGLASREWAARAGFAEPVGEVDPDRLNVLGGSIAIGHPFGATGARITTTLCNELARRGGQFGLMTVCAAGGLGFAMVVERQ, from the coding sequence ATGCCCCGCCGAGTCGCCATCGTTGCCGGGGTCCGCACCCCCTTCGCCCGAGCGGGGACGGCCCTCAAGTCGCTCTCAGCCATCGAGCTCGGGCGCCTCTGCGTCGCCGAGCTGGTGCAGCGCACCAACCTCGAGGGCGAGAGCGTCGATGCGCTGGTCTTCGGCACCGTCGTCCCCTCGGTGCTGGCGCCGAACATTGCCCGCGAGGTCTCGCTGATCCCGCATCTCCCCAAGGGGGTGCAGGCGCACTCGGTGAGCCGCGCCTGCGCGAGCGCCAACCAGGCCATCACCGACGGCGCCGACCAGATCGCGCTCGGGCACGCCGACGTGGTCATCGCCGGTGGCGCCGAGTCGCTGTCGAACGTCCCGATCCTCCACTCGCGGGGCTTCGCGGACGCACTCGTGGCGGCGTCGCGGGCCAAGTCGCTCGCCCAGCGCGCCCGGGCACTCGCCCGTATCCGCCCGCGCGACCTCGTCCCGGTCACCCCCGCCATTGCCGAGCCCACCACGGGAGAGACGATGGGGCAGAGCGCGGAGAAGATGGCCAAGATCAATGCCATCCCTCGCGCCGAGCAGGACGCGCTGGCGTATCGCTCGCACCGCAATGCCAGCGCGGCGACCGCCGACGGGCGCCTGACGAGGGAGATCGCCCCGGTGTGGGCGCCCCCCCGCTACGACGCCGTGCTCGCCAGCGACAACGGGATCCGCGACGACACCACGCCCGAGGCGCTGGCCGCCCTCAAGCCGGTCTTCGACCGGCGGTACGGGAGCGTCACGGCCGGCAACGCCTCCCCCCTCACCGATGGCGCCGCCGCCGTCCTCCTCATGAGCGAGGAGCGCGCGCGGGCACTGGGTTACGAACCGTTAGGGTTCATCCGGTCGTACGCCTACGCGGCGCTCGATCCGGGCGAGCAGCTCCTGATGGCTCCCGTCCTCGCCGCCCCGGTCGCCCTCCGGCGCGCGGGGCTGGCCCTGCGCGACATGGACCTCGTGGAGATGCACGAGGCGTTCGCGGCCCAGGTCCTCTCCAACATCAAGGGTCTGGCCTCGCGCGAGTGGGCCGCGCGCGCCGGCTTCGCCGAACCGGTCGGCGAGGTCGACCCGGATCGCCTCAACGTGTTGGGTGGCTCGATCGCCATCGGCCACCCCTTCGGC
- a CDS encoding carboxypeptidase has translation MIADTAIRSNDVVTIKGKSVPYRVTVGTQPVWDDKGAPIASMFYTYYERSDVTNRDARPLVISFNGGPGSASVWMHIAYTGPKQLRIDDEGYPVQPYGVQDNPNSILDVADIVYIDPVNTGFSRIIGDAKREQFFGVNEDITYLARWVDAFVTRQGRWPSPKYLIGESYGTTRVSGLVGRLQSAHWMFFNGVILVSPTGLGVERDGPVAAALRLPYFAATAWYHKALPADLQGRDLEQLLPEVESFTIEKLLPGIARGGSLPAAQRTELVKQFARYSGLSEKAVGEYAMNVPTQFFWKELLRDRGVTVGRLDSRYQGLDRTDAGAAPDFDPALTAWNHAFAPAINHYLRDVLKFKTDLQYWLFGPVNPWNRSGDQTGEQLRRAMSENPYLHLMVQSGYYDGGTDYFNAKYSMWNLDPAGRVQDRMSWKGYRSGHMMYLRKEDLATSNEDIRQFIARTTPKAGQPARR, from the coding sequence ATCATCGCCGACACGGCGATCCGCTCCAACGACGTCGTGACCATCAAGGGGAAGTCGGTCCCCTACCGGGTGACGGTCGGGACGCAACCGGTATGGGATGACAAGGGGGCACCGATCGCCTCGATGTTCTACACCTACTACGAGCGGAGCGACGTCACCAACCGGGACGCGCGTCCGCTCGTGATCTCGTTCAACGGCGGCCCCGGCTCGGCCTCCGTGTGGATGCACATCGCCTACACGGGGCCCAAGCAGCTCCGCATCGACGACGAGGGGTATCCGGTGCAGCCGTACGGCGTGCAGGACAACCCCAATTCGATCCTCGATGTCGCGGACATCGTGTACATCGACCCCGTCAACACCGGCTTCTCGCGCATCATCGGCGACGCCAAGCGCGAGCAGTTCTTCGGTGTCAACGAGGACATCACCTACCTGGCCCGGTGGGTGGATGCCTTCGTGACGCGGCAGGGGCGCTGGCCGAGCCCGAAGTACCTCATTGGCGAGAGCTACGGGACGACCCGTGTGTCCGGGCTGGTGGGGCGCCTCCAGTCCGCGCACTGGATGTTCTTCAACGGGGTGATCCTCGTCTCGCCGACGGGGCTCGGGGTGGAGCGCGACGGCCCCGTGGCCGCCGCATTGCGGCTGCCGTATTTCGCGGCGACGGCGTGGTACCACAAGGCGCTCCCGGCCGACCTGCAGGGGCGTGACCTGGAGCAGCTCCTCCCCGAGGTCGAGAGCTTCACCATCGAGAAGCTGCTCCCGGGCATCGCCCGTGGCGGGTCGCTCCCGGCGGCGCAGCGCACGGAGTTGGTGAAGCAGTTCGCGCGCTACAGCGGCCTGTCTGAGAAGGCCGTGGGCGAGTACGCGATGAACGTCCCCACGCAGTTCTTCTGGAAGGAGCTGCTGCGCGATCGCGGCGTGACCGTCGGGCGCCTGGACTCGCGCTATCAGGGGCTCGACCGCACCGACGCCGGCGCGGCGCCCGACTTCGACCCTGCCCTCACGGCGTGGAACCACGCCTTCGCCCCGGCCATCAACCACTACCTGCGCGACGTCCTCAAGTTCAAGACCGACCTGCAGTACTGGCTCTTCGGCCCGGTGAACCCGTGGAACCGGTCGGGCGACCAGACGGGCGAGCAGCTGCGCCGCGCGATGTCCGAGAACCCGTACCTCCACCTGATGGTGCAGTCGGGTTACTACGACGGCGGGACGGACTACTTCAACGCGAAGTACTCGATGTGGAACCTCGACCCGGCGGGGCGCGTGCAGGACCGGATGTCGTGGAAGGGGTACCGCTCGGGGCACATGATGTACCTGCGCAAGGAGGACCTGGCGACGTCGAACGAGGACATCCGCCAGTTCATCGCCCGCACGACGCCGAAGGCCGGGCAGCCGGCTCGGCGTTAG